Proteins co-encoded in one Paracrocinitomix mangrovi genomic window:
- a CDS encoding tetratricopeptide repeat protein codes for MTKFIFVFIYFLAFSAYSQDWEYYADWENEENSDSVRITGLYHHTWSYLYTNPDSTIYYVDILINECFEKGDAIWLSNAYGAKGAAYYMKSDFQTAIDELQNSIRAADFIDTSSTDPQVKELYYLAKSNSMNTIGAIYMNIDQNVKAKEYFIKSLSFDRLRADTSSVFSTYNNLGVIERSLGNYEKSKTYLRSVIGHDLNKGDTLGAAFSYINLGGVYMDLKDYDSAAYYYYLAEDVFENHEDGKYGLADTYVGIGIVEGLMGNPAKGITYCEKALNFSMESHDMQTIVYCHDCLHENYKKKGDFKNALKHHELYLSNLDSLTNDEQERALIQKEVSFGFEKKQLQDSLNLIKQKEVSEAQLNEKDAQLKQENTIKIAVSFGGFLVAIFAFVIYRRLKVTREQKAEIEHQKHIVDEKNQEILDSINYAKRLQQAILPPDKLVKSHIPNSFILYLPKDIVAGDFYWFANDENKQLIAAADCTGHGVPGALVSVVCHNALNRSFREYQLKEPGLILDKTREIVIEEFEKSEEEVKDGMDIALLSVARTKSKDEGEKITVQFAGANNPLWLVRNGELIEIKADKQPIGKYADQKPFTTHDVEVQKGDCLYMFSDGFADQFGGDKGKKYKYKPFKSFLAGIAHLEMDEQKAQIEEEFESWKSGYEQLDDLCVIGVKV; via the coding sequence GTGACAAAATTCATATTTGTTTTCATCTATTTTTTAGCCTTCTCTGCATATAGTCAGGATTGGGAATATTATGCAGATTGGGAAAATGAAGAAAATTCGGATTCTGTTAGAATTACCGGATTGTATCATCACACATGGAGCTATTTGTATACAAATCCGGATTCGACCATTTATTACGTAGACATACTGATTAATGAATGTTTTGAAAAAGGTGATGCTATATGGCTTTCCAATGCTTATGGAGCTAAAGGTGCTGCTTATTACATGAAATCTGATTTTCAAACTGCAATTGACGAATTACAGAATAGTATTAGAGCAGCTGATTTTATTGATACATCAAGTACAGATCCTCAGGTAAAAGAACTTTATTATTTGGCCAAATCCAATAGCATGAATACAATTGGAGCTATTTACATGAACATTGATCAAAATGTAAAGGCGAAAGAATATTTTATTAAAAGCTTGAGTTTTGATCGACTTAGAGCTGATACTTCTTCAGTATTTAGTACCTATAACAATTTGGGAGTAATTGAGCGAAGTTTAGGAAATTATGAAAAATCTAAAACTTATCTCAGGTCAGTTATTGGTCATGATTTAAATAAAGGAGATACACTGGGTGCGGCTTTTTCATATATTAATCTTGGTGGGGTTTATATGGATTTGAAAGATTATGATTCGGCGGCTTATTACTACTATTTAGCAGAGGATGTTTTTGAAAACCATGAAGACGGAAAATATGGTTTGGCTGACACTTATGTCGGAATTGGAATAGTTGAAGGATTAATGGGAAATCCTGCCAAGGGTATTACTTATTGTGAAAAGGCCTTGAATTTTTCTATGGAATCTCATGACATGCAAACTATTGTGTATTGTCATGATTGTTTACATGAAAACTACAAGAAAAAAGGGGATTTTAAAAATGCCTTGAAGCATCATGAATTGTATTTGAGCAATTTAGATAGTTTAACCAATGATGAGCAGGAAAGAGCTTTGATTCAAAAAGAAGTGTCATTTGGATTTGAGAAAAAGCAACTGCAGGATAGTTTAAATTTAATCAAACAAAAGGAAGTTTCTGAAGCACAGTTAAATGAAAAAGATGCACAATTAAAGCAAGAAAACACGATTAAAATTGCTGTTTCTTTTGGGGGATTTTTGGTAGCAATTTTTGCATTTGTCATTTATAGAAGATTAAAAGTTACCAGAGAACAAAAGGCAGAAATTGAGCATCAAAAACATATTGTGGATGAAAAAAATCAGGAGATTTTAGATTCTATCAACTATGCAAAACGATTACAACAAGCAATTTTACCACCGGATAAATTGGTGAAATCGCATATCCCCAATTCATTCATTTTGTATTTACCAAAAGATATTGTGGCAGGAGATTTTTACTGGTTTGCAAATGATGAAAATAAGCAATTGATTGCTGCAGCTGATTGTACCGGTCATGGTGTTCCGGGTGCATTGGTGAGTGTGGTTTGTCATAATGCTTTGAACCGTTCATTTAGGGAATATCAACTTAAAGAACCCGGACTGATTTTGGATAAAACCAGAGAGATAGTAATTGAGGAATTTGAAAAAAGTGAAGAAGAAGTAAAAGATGGGATGGATATTGCGCTCCTTTCAGTCGCGCGAACAAAGAGCAAAGATGAAGGAGAAAAGATTACTGTTCAATTCGCTGGGGCCAATAACCCTTTGTGGTTGGTTAGAAATGGTGAGTTGATAGAGATAAAAGCTGATAAGCAACCAATAGGGAAATATGCTGATCAAAAACCATTCACAACGCATGATGTTGAGGTTCAAAAAGGGGATTGCCTATACATGTTCTCAGATGGATTTGCAGATCAGTTTGGAGGAGACAAGGGTAAAAAGTATAAGTACAAACCTTTCAAAAGCTTTTTGGCAGGCATAGCTCATTTAGAAATGGATGAACAAAAAGCACAAATAGAAGAGGAGTTTGAGAGTTGGAAAAGTGGTTATGAGCAATTGGACGATTTGTGCGTAATTGGAGTAAAAGTTTAA